A genome region from Christensenella minuta includes the following:
- a CDS encoding DUF6034 family protein, protein MKTKRCLTTTVAFILCGLLLIGCQATPEKQAVVQKKEDIPSEAIKQADGPAETAEHYEPMPYKASEHWKENITKSEDFIINADVDVMMPEAEVYPVQKLSQMDMTQERVDELIAYFVGSDAEFYQMPLPMTKEDWEERILELKQSLAQAEAGGDGEEPELLHGYIKEAEEGWANAPEENEMKAADTKFTYRLDYETGRPTTEEGKNYIDLAVKSNDGINRTITASRANAADGTAYFIYRECSDFNTESTTQMQEKANAQEREWAQHYEEPSRSEELERLDEQAARIASLKEKYAKNEIDMDAMQQKAVEILKELGIVGVQVKNCEKAVYEPNTQKLTSAWGYEYTEPTQPGCCIEFQRECGGIPCVAQGGGHWGPGMSLEGRYSAPFYPESGYLLLDADGNVRDFSWTNAAQADETSAQDSAIIPFDEAKERLVGHLYWYSVPQDPDAAGQDAPKNKFRFEVEEAKLVMSYINVKDEPDKVLAVPAWYVRAQGYVSTMDRETAEYGDEYESNSEEVMVNALDGSPIMMPGVQRFMEEDEKMGLAG, encoded by the coding sequence ATGAAAACCAAAAGGTGTTTGACAACAACAGTTGCTTTTATACTGTGCGGCTTGCTGCTTATCGGCTGCCAGGCGACGCCGGAAAAGCAGGCCGTAGTACAGAAAAAAGAAGATATTCCCAGCGAGGCCATAAAGCAAGCGGACGGTCCGGCGGAAACTGCAGAGCATTATGAGCCGATGCCGTACAAGGCATCGGAGCACTGGAAAGAGAACATTACTAAAAGCGAAGATTTCATTATCAATGCGGATGTTGACGTGATGATGCCGGAAGCGGAGGTTTATCCGGTGCAGAAGCTTTCGCAAATGGATATGACCCAGGAGCGCGTCGATGAATTGATCGCATATTTTGTGGGCAGTGACGCGGAGTTTTACCAGATGCCCCTCCCTATGACAAAGGAGGACTGGGAGGAACGGATTTTAGAGCTTAAGCAAAGCCTTGCACAGGCAGAGGCGGGCGGCGACGGAGAAGAACCGGAATTGCTTCACGGCTATATCAAGGAAGCGGAGGAAGGCTGGGCGAACGCGCCTGAAGAAAATGAAATGAAAGCTGCGGATACCAAATTCACTTATCGGCTCGATTACGAAACGGGCAGGCCGACGACAGAGGAGGGTAAGAATTATATTGATCTTGCGGTGAAAAGCAACGATGGGATCAACCGGACGATTACAGCGTCGCGCGCGAACGCCGCAGACGGCACGGCCTATTTTATTTACAGGGAATGTTCGGATTTTAATACGGAATCCACAACGCAAATGCAGGAAAAAGCCAATGCGCAGGAGCGTGAATGGGCCCAGCACTATGAAGAACCTTCACGCTCGGAAGAATTAGAGCGGCTCGACGAGCAGGCCGCGCGTATCGCTTCGCTCAAAGAAAAATACGCAAAAAATGAGATCGACATGGACGCCATGCAGCAAAAGGCGGTGGAGATTCTAAAGGAACTGGGGATTGTGGGGGTGCAGGTCAAGAACTGCGAAAAAGCCGTATATGAACCGAACACACAGAAATTGACGAGTGCATGGGGATACGAATATACCGAGCCAACACAGCCTGGCTGCTGTATCGAATTCCAGCGGGAATGCGGCGGCATTCCCTGCGTTGCGCAGGGCGGCGGGCACTGGGGGCCGGGAATGTCACTGGAGGGGAGATATTCCGCTCCATTTTATCCGGAAAGCGGGTACCTGCTGCTCGATGCGGACGGAAACGTGCGCGACTTCTCCTGGACGAATGCGGCGCAGGCCGATGAAACAAGCGCGCAGGACAGCGCCATCATACCGTTTGACGAGGCCAAAGAGCGCCTTGTCGGTCATCTTTACTGGTACAGTGTGCCGCAGGATCCGGATGCGGCGGGGCAGGATGCTCCCAAAAACAAATTTCGTTTTGAGGTTGAAGAGGCAAAGCTTGTGATGTCTTATATCAACGTCAAAGACGAGCCGGACAAGGTGCTGGCGGTGCCCGCCTGGTATGTCAGGGCGCAGGGATACGTAAGTACGATGGATCGGGAAACGGCGGAGTATGGGGACGAATATGAATCCAACAGCGAGGAGGTCATGGTCAACGCGCTGGACGGATCGCCGATCATGATGCCGGGCGTACAGCGGTTTATGGAAGAGGATGAGAAAATGGGGCTCGCAGGGTAA
- a CDS encoding COG1361 S-layer family protein: MRKGLVILLAVIMTVLPAGTALAAEDTPAAGTQDAGTVLAIDNENLYPGMDQPYSSGYMPAVAGGSASIVLPLVPAQELQGGSINITVDLGDASSSPFVFQNYDKTVGLKEHMVNNGAGRAKACLVELNLPLAEGRLSGRYPVTVSVQGQVQGGAQFTQAFTLYVTVTDGIDPNAPAAQDPGDADAPAGGTGGGGGAGGGEAKPKPKVMLGGYSVNPSPVLAGQEFGLSVTLQNTSDSQPIKNMKVTVSGETADIIPMGETNSFYFKKVAKQESAAIDTRLMVQQTAEPKPQKILLHVEYEGDGGTEVTSDESIVIQVKQPVRIEYDEPEIPQEVNAGDTMSVSMNVMNMGKGTVYNVRAEVEAPGLVPEGSLFLGNLESGAAKKGDLYVFVSTLDSSGADAKYGYTNGKMTLSYEDEFGEVSTQEFDFSTNINPPVINAPQEEEEEEKPETQSQWWISVLILGAVIGGILGIRYALKRRKQKAEDNEDV; encoded by the coding sequence ATGAGAAAAGGACTGGTTATACTGCTTGCGGTAATCATGACGGTTCTACCGGCAGGGACGGCGCTGGCTGCGGAGGATACGCCTGCAGCCGGGACGCAGGACGCGGGGACCGTGCTTGCCATTGACAACGAAAACCTATACCCGGGGATGGATCAACCGTACAGCAGCGGATATATGCCCGCCGTGGCAGGCGGGAGCGCCTCTATCGTCCTTCCGCTCGTACCGGCACAGGAATTGCAGGGCGGCAGCATCAACATAACGGTGGACCTCGGAGACGCTTCATCTTCCCCCTTTGTGTTCCAGAATTACGATAAGACAGTCGGGCTGAAAGAGCATATGGTCAATAATGGGGCGGGCAGGGCGAAGGCCTGCCTTGTGGAGCTAAACCTGCCGCTCGCGGAGGGTAGGCTTAGCGGACGCTATCCGGTGACGGTAAGCGTCCAGGGACAGGTACAGGGCGGCGCACAGTTTACGCAGGCGTTTACCCTGTACGTTACGGTTACGGACGGCATTGACCCGAACGCGCCGGCAGCGCAGGACCCTGGGGACGCCGACGCGCCCGCGGGCGGTACGGGCGGCGGAGGCGGCGCGGGCGGAGGGGAAGCGAAGCCCAAGCCCAAGGTTATGCTCGGCGGATATTCCGTAAACCCATCCCCCGTACTCGCCGGACAGGAGTTCGGTCTTTCCGTCACCCTGCAAAATACGAGCGACAGCCAGCCGATCAAAAACATGAAGGTTACGGTCAGCGGGGAGACAGCGGATATCATCCCCATGGGGGAGACCAATTCCTTTTACTTCAAAAAGGTGGCCAAACAGGAAAGCGCCGCGATCGATACCAGGCTGATGGTGCAGCAGACGGCGGAGCCCAAGCCACAGAAAATATTGCTGCATGTCGAATACGAAGGGGACGGAGGAACGGAGGTCACATCGGACGAATCCATTGTGATTCAGGTCAAACAGCCGGTCCGCATCGAATACGACGAGCCGGAGATTCCGCAGGAGGTGAACGCGGGGGATACGATGTCCGTCTCCATGAACGTGATGAACATGGGCAAGGGGACGGTGTACAATGTGCGCGCGGAGGTCGAGGCGCCGGGGCTGGTGCCGGAGGGCAGCCTGTTCCTTGGAAACCTGGAGAGCGGGGCCGCAAAAAAAGGAGACCTGTACGTATTTGTGAGCACGCTCGATTCCAGCGGCGCGGACGCGAAGTACGGCTACACGAATGGAAAAATGACGCTGTCTTATGAGGATGAATTCGGGGAGGTATCCACACAAGAGTTTGATTTCTCGACCAATATCAATCCGCCTGTCATAAACGCCCCTCAGGAGGAAGAAGAGGAAGAAAAGCCGGAGACGCAAAGCCAATGGTGGATTTCGGTTCTGATCCTCGGGGCGGTCATCGGCGGTATCCTCGGTATTCGGTACGCCCTCAAACGCAGAAAGCAGAAAGCGGAAGACAATGAGGACGTCTGA
- a CDS encoding ATP-binding cassette domain-containing protein has protein sequence MKDISISVQHVYKDFNGEEVLRDVHHDFEAGKIHGIVGNNGSGKTVLFKCICGFLFPSKGKIMVDYEQVGRDMDFPEDMGIIIETPGFLPALTGFKNLQLLASLKRRVGNKEIRETIRRAGLDPDLKKHVAKYSLGMRQRLGIAQAIMEDPSLLVLDEPFNGLDKQGVREMRELIKGLRAKGKTILLASHNAGDIEELCDTVCEMDAGILTEVR, from the coding sequence ATGAAGGATATTTCAATCAGCGTCCAGCATGTGTACAAGGATTTTAACGGCGAAGAGGTGCTGCGGGATGTGCACCACGATTTTGAGGCCGGTAAAATCCACGGGATCGTAGGCAACAACGGCTCTGGGAAAACGGTGCTTTTCAAGTGTATCTGTGGGTTTCTGTTTCCATCAAAGGGGAAAATCATGGTGGACTACGAGCAGGTAGGAAGGGATATGGATTTTCCCGAAGACATGGGCATCATCATTGAGACCCCCGGTTTTTTGCCGGCACTTACAGGCTTTAAAAATCTTCAGCTTCTGGCGTCCCTTAAACGAAGGGTTGGAAATAAGGAAATCCGCGAGACCATTCGGCGGGCCGGGCTTGACCCGGACCTTAAAAAGCACGTCGCCAAATACTCCCTCGGGATGCGGCAGCGGCTTGGCATTGCGCAGGCCATCATGGAAGACCCCTCGCTGCTGGTTTTGGACGAACCGTTCAACGGCCTCGACAAACAGGGCGTGCGCGAAATGCGCGAGCTTATCAAAGGGCTGCGCGCGAAGGGAAAGACGATCCTGCTTGCGAGCCACAACGCGGGCGACATTGAAGAGCTGTGCGATACGGTGTGCGAAATGGACGCCGGGATTTTAACAGAAGTGAGGTAA
- a CDS encoding DUF6034 family protein — translation MKKRLNTICVCALCAAFLLAGCQATPEKRAVVQKNNGSFEKTAGETAGLPYEAPARYENELAGAAGVSIRFAADVEMPGLSAYPVYSVRPALFTQEQVDRVLDVLLEGETLYEDNTQQRSRDEIQHDIDYYTKELEACGDNPEFAAAAETYKQWLKDFMIEYENAPEQLDLKEAERTLKFNENDPNIVMFYGEQQPMENEGEYQTVLTEDGKKRAEAAGNACVTGVFWKEIGGMPTKMRFVASNHMTGMGNGLESNLYCEPYASGIPQVPASLTQEDAEKIAQDALEQMGIDAVLISAQRDVILDWEETEDGAFGFTDRGAACYTVTFKHNVPGTLQRGVSPANQYAEEYDFAARIPNETITVRVNGDGIVGFSWNNPMEVVAVENENTPLLPFEEVSQRMEEQIKNTTASLSMGDPESDGQRILVNRITLSYLMTRKPDNPDEYYFVPVWDACGNIFYHYPDDYPDNTSNHYVVDENRERAEYNMDEIWGQQPVSLVTLNAADGSVINRAYS, via the coding sequence ATGAAAAAGCGTTTGAATACCATATGCGTTTGCGCCTTGTGCGCGGCGTTTCTGCTCGCGGGCTGCCAGGCGACGCCGGAAAAGCGGGCCGTGGTACAGAAAAATAATGGATCGTTTGAAAAAACGGCCGGCGAAACGGCGGGCCTGCCATATGAAGCGCCCGCGCGTTATGAAAATGAGCTCGCGGGAGCGGCCGGCGTATCGATCCGCTTTGCGGCGGACGTGGAAATGCCCGGGCTGTCCGCATATCCGGTGTATTCCGTGCGCCCCGCCCTTTTTACACAGGAACAGGTAGACCGCGTGCTGGACGTATTGCTTGAGGGAGAAACACTGTACGAGGACAACACGCAGCAGCGCAGCAGGGATGAAATCCAGCACGACATCGACTATTACACAAAGGAGCTCGAGGCCTGCGGGGATAACCCCGAATTCGCGGCTGCGGCGGAAACCTATAAGCAATGGCTGAAGGATTTTATGATCGAATACGAAAATGCGCCCGAACAGCTCGATTTAAAGGAAGCAGAACGTACGCTGAAATTCAACGAAAACGATCCGAATATTGTGATGTTTTACGGTGAGCAGCAACCCATGGAAAATGAAGGGGAATACCAGACCGTGCTGACGGAGGATGGGAAAAAGCGCGCAGAAGCGGCGGGAAATGCCTGCGTAACGGGCGTATTCTGGAAGGAAATCGGCGGTATGCCGACCAAGATGCGGTTTGTCGCAAGCAACCATATGACCGGCATGGGGAACGGGCTGGAATCCAATCTGTACTGCGAGCCGTACGCAAGCGGGATTCCGCAGGTGCCGGCCAGCCTTACACAGGAAGACGCGGAAAAAATTGCGCAGGACGCCCTTGAGCAAATGGGAATCGACGCGGTGCTGATCTCCGCACAGCGGGACGTGATCCTTGACTGGGAGGAAACCGAAGACGGGGCGTTCGGCTTTACCGACCGCGGCGCGGCGTGTTATACCGTTACTTTTAAGCACAATGTTCCGGGCACCCTGCAAAGAGGCGTTTCCCCCGCCAACCAGTATGCGGAGGAGTATGATTTTGCCGCGCGCATTCCCAATGAAACGATCACCGTGCGCGTGAACGGCGACGGTATTGTCGGATTTTCATGGAACAATCCGATGGAAGTCGTAGCGGTGGAGAATGAAAATACGCCGCTCCTGCCTTTTGAAGAGGTCTCGCAGCGTATGGAAGAACAAATCAAGAATACGACGGCAAGCCTTTCCATGGGCGATCCGGAGTCCGACGGGCAGCGCATACTGGTTAATCGGATTACGCTTTCCTACCTTATGACCCGAAAGCCGGACAATCCGGACGAATATTATTTTGTTCCCGTATGGGACGCATGCGGCAACATATTTTACCATTATCCGGATGATTATCCCGACAATACGAGCAACCATTATGTTGTGGACGAGAACCGGGAACGGGCGGAATACAACATGGATGAAATCTGGGGACAGCAGCCTGTTTCGCTTGTCACGCTGAACGCGGCCGACGGCAGCGTGATTAACCGGGCATATTCCTGA
- a CDS encoding flavodoxin family protein, which produces MGKKILVLTGSPRGSGNSDMLADAFIKGAEESGHSAVKFEAGKKKIGGCTACDQCWTNGHACVDQDDFYELEPLLESCGVMVLAAPVYWMGFPAQMKAAIDKLYAYGGSGGLRPLAIKESALLLCGGDPAAAEYDYVAQGYKMILSFLGWRDRGVLWQGGTGAPGDISPDALQKAEGMGRGL; this is translated from the coding sequence ATGGGGAAAAAGATATTGGTACTGACTGGCAGCCCGCGTGGGAGCGGAAACAGCGATATGCTGGCCGACGCGTTTATAAAGGGAGCAGAGGAAAGCGGGCATTCGGCTGTAAAGTTCGAGGCGGGAAAGAAGAAAATAGGAGGCTGCACGGCGTGCGACCAATGCTGGACGAACGGACATGCCTGTGTTGACCAGGATGATTTCTACGAGCTGGAGCCGCTGCTGGAGAGCTGTGGTGTAATGGTGCTTGCAGCGCCTGTTTATTGGATGGGGTTTCCAGCACAGATGAAGGCGGCCATCGATAAGCTTTACGCTTACGGCGGCAGCGGCGGGCTGCGCCCGCTTGCCATCAAGGAAAGCGCGCTGCTGCTGTGTGGGGGAGATCCGGCCGCGGCGGAATACGATTACGTGGCGCAGGGGTATAAAATGATCCTTTCCTTTTTGGGCTGGCGGGACCGCGGCGTCCTATGGCAGGGCGGCACGGGAGCGCCGGGCGATATCAGTCCCGATGCGCTGCAAAAAGCAGAAGGGATGGGAAGGGGTTTATAA
- a CDS encoding ABC transporter ATP-binding protein, translating into MLEATNKTGNRLAGRKTAGQKAGSSGAPAGGIPPETEKAAPAAGRSDDAEPIISIRNLVKIYKTKKVRFRALGGVDLDIRRGEFVAVAGTSGSGKSTLLNLAAGLEKPTAGKVFIREKPIHKMKEDDLVEFRLNHVGFIFQSFNLMDTLTTLENAAFPLMLRGIPPLKREKEAKAVLSALGLAGHLAHDPDELSGGQQQRVSIARAIITKPEILFADEPTGNLDSETAEQIMEILQNIVKENGTTLLMVTHDMEKARYADRIVYIADGEVVKIEENCGQKAACARDRQQRRA; encoded by the coding sequence ATGCTGGAAGCAACGAATAAAACAGGGAACAGGCTTGCGGGCCGCAAAACCGCGGGCCAAAAGGCGGGAAGCTCCGGCGCGCCCGCAGGAGGAATTCCGCCGGAGACGGAAAAGGCGGCCCCTGCGGCAGGGCGCAGCGACGACGCGGAGCCAATTATCAGTATCAGGAACCTGGTCAAGATATATAAGACGAAAAAGGTGCGCTTCCGGGCGCTTGGCGGCGTGGACCTCGACATCCGGCGGGGCGAATTTGTGGCCGTGGCCGGGACCTCGGGGAGCGGGAAATCCACGCTTTTAAACCTCGCCGCGGGCCTTGAAAAGCCGACCGCGGGCAAGGTGTTTATCCGCGAAAAACCGATCCATAAGATGAAAGAGGACGACCTTGTGGAGTTCCGTCTTAATCATGTGGGGTTCATTTTCCAAAGTTTCAACCTGATGGATACGCTCACCACCCTTGAAAACGCGGCGTTTCCCCTGATGCTGCGCGGCATCCCGCCGCTTAAACGGGAAAAGGAAGCAAAGGCGGTGCTTTCCGCGCTTGGGCTTGCGGGGCACCTTGCGCACGACCCGGACGAGCTTTCGGGTGGACAGCAGCAGCGTGTGTCGATTGCGCGGGCAATCATCACCAAACCGGAAATTTTGTTCGCGGACGAGCCGACGGGCAACCTCGACAGTGAAACAGCCGAACAGATTATGGAGATTCTGCAGAACATTGTGAAGGAAAACGGGACGACGCTCCTGATGGTTACCCACGACATGGAGAAAGCGCGGTATGCGGACCGGATCGTGTATATCGCGGACGGGGAGGTCGTAAAGATCGAGGAGAACTGCGGGCAAAAAGCGGCCTGTGCACGGGACCGGCAACAACGGCGCGCATGA
- a CDS encoding ABC transporter permease, whose amino-acid sequence MRTSDLFKLALVHLSRRKSRTFLTVLGVIVGTACIVLMLSIGYSNYKQFEGLLTNNTALTRIEINDYSSSAVSGRGGITDSTVQSIAAMEHVEAASPVVQVPAVIRTGAYEANISVTGIEPAVLDLELEEGGMFGQGGTMPVLVVGGDAVQQFVDPKNPPNYADWEEFSKYSPQIDWLGTELELQFGYGMDDPEAPRGSLYRASVSGLTKKAQSSESNSIYMDLAVAKRMLMDNRELADDMGVPLNSYQQVIVRVDDMDNVQSVMDEIKKLGYQTYSETEYISQMQEEQGRQQGQLFAIGLISLFVSAIGIANTMYASILERRRDIGIMKVVGMKIRKIRQLFLTESAMIGLLGGLVGLGISYIVVLAINTGTEQTSFLGMVFSEGMKVEIPMWVALGALGIALLVGIASGVYPARKATKMSPLEAMRSGN is encoded by the coding sequence ATGAGGACGTCTGATTTATTCAAACTGGCCCTGGTCCATTTAAGCAGGCGCAAATCCCGCACCTTCCTTACTGTCCTCGGGGTGATCGTGGGAACGGCGTGCATCGTGCTGATGCTGTCTATCGGCTATTCCAATTATAAGCAGTTCGAGGGACTGCTGACAAACAACACGGCGCTCACGCGGATCGAGATCAACGATTATTCCTCGTCGGCGGTGTCGGGGCGCGGCGGGATTACGGACAGCACCGTGCAGTCCATCGCGGCGATGGAGCATGTGGAAGCGGCGTCCCCCGTGGTGCAGGTTCCCGCTGTGATCCGCACGGGCGCTTATGAGGCGAATATAAGCGTAACGGGGATCGAGCCTGCCGTGTTGGACCTCGAGCTTGAGGAGGGCGGGATGTTCGGGCAGGGCGGAACCATGCCGGTGCTGGTGGTGGGCGGAGACGCGGTACAGCAATTTGTCGATCCGAAAAACCCGCCCAATTACGCGGACTGGGAAGAGTTCAGCAAATATTCCCCGCAGATCGATTGGCTTGGAACGGAGCTGGAGCTGCAGTTCGGGTACGGCATGGACGACCCTGAGGCGCCCCGGGGCAGCCTTTACCGCGCGTCGGTCTCCGGGCTGACGAAAAAGGCGCAGAGCAGCGAAAGCAACAGCATCTACATGGACCTTGCCGTCGCCAAACGAATGCTGATGGACAACAGGGAGCTTGCGGACGATATGGGCGTGCCGCTGAATTCCTACCAGCAGGTGATCGTGCGCGTGGACGACATGGACAACGTGCAAAGCGTCATGGATGAGATCAAGAAGCTCGGGTACCAGACATACAGCGAAACGGAATACATCTCGCAGATGCAGGAGGAGCAGGGGAGGCAGCAGGGACAGCTGTTTGCCATCGGCCTGATCTCGCTGTTCGTATCCGCCATCGGCATTGCAAACACCATGTATGCAAGCATACTCGAAAGGCGGCGGGACATCGGCATCATGAAGGTCGTGGGGATGAAGATCCGGAAGATCCGGCAGCTTTTTTTGACGGAATCCGCAATGATCGGCCTCCTTGGCGGGCTGGTCGGACTGGGGATCAGCTATATCGTGGTGCTTGCGATCAACACGGGCACCGAGCAGACAAGCTTCCTCGGGATGGTTTTTTCCGAAGGGATGAAGGTGGAAATTCCCATGTGGGTGGCGCTCGGAGCGCTCGGCATCGCGCTGCTGGTGGGGATCGCCTCAGGCGTTTACCCGGCGCGCAAGGCAACGAAAATGAGCCCGCTTGAAGCCATGCGCAGCGGGAACTGA
- a CDS encoding alcohol dehydrogenase, producing the protein MKAVVFEGKGRFALKERPVPALHAPTDAIVRVTLASICSSDLHIKHGSVPRAKSGVVVGHEMVGVVEQIGNGVRKVRAGDRVTVNVETFCGECYFCRRGFVNNCTHEYGGWALGCRIDGGQAEYVRVPFADHGLDVIPAGVTDEQALFTGDILATGYWGAGIGGIEEGDTVLVIGAGPTGLCTMACARLCRPARIIAADISEERLSLARRMGIADLTVNPAREDPGAAARSLTQGRGADVVFEAAGGADTFEAAWKAARPNGTVCVIAMYEKPQVLPLPDMYGKNLTFKTGGVDANSCGKILELVRREKLNTTPLITHRFSLDRALEAYALFESGADGVVKIALKP; encoded by the coding sequence ATGAAGGCGGTTGTTTTTGAGGGAAAGGGAAGGTTCGCGCTTAAGGAGCGGCCCGTTCCGGCGCTGCACGCGCCCACGGATGCGATCGTCCGGGTGACGCTGGCTTCCATCTGCTCGAGCGACCTGCATATAAAGCACGGCAGCGTCCCCCGTGCGAAGTCCGGAGTTGTCGTGGGGCATGAGATGGTTGGCGTGGTGGAGCAAATTGGGAACGGCGTGCGCAAGGTCCGCGCGGGGGACCGGGTGACGGTCAACGTGGAGACCTTCTGCGGCGAATGCTATTTTTGCCGCCGCGGGTTTGTCAATAACTGTACGCACGAATATGGCGGCTGGGCCCTTGGCTGCCGGATCGACGGCGGGCAGGCAGAGTATGTCCGCGTGCCTTTTGCCGATCATGGGCTCGATGTGATCCCCGCAGGGGTAACGGACGAACAGGCGCTTTTCACCGGGGATATCCTTGCCACCGGCTACTGGGGCGCTGGGATCGGCGGGATCGAAGAGGGAGATACGGTGCTGGTGATCGGCGCGGGGCCGACGGGCCTGTGCACGATGGCCTGCGCACGGCTGTGCCGCCCGGCCCGCATCATTGCCGCGGATATTTCCGAGGAACGGCTCTCGCTCGCGCGGCGCATGGGGATTGCGGACCTTACGGTGAACCCCGCACGGGAAGACCCCGGCGCTGCGGCGCGCAGCCTTACACAGGGACGGGGCGCGGACGTGGTGTTTGAAGCGGCGGGCGGAGCGGATACCTTCGAGGCCGCGTGGAAAGCGGCGCGCCCGAACGGGACGGTATGCGTGATCGCCATGTATGAGAAGCCGCAGGTCCTTCCCCTGCCCGATATGTACGGCAAAAACCTGACCTTTAAAACGGGCGGTGTGGATGCCAATTCCTGCGGGAAAATCCTAGAGCTGGTCCGGCGGGAAAAACTTAATACCACGCCGCTGATTACCCACCGTTTTTCGCTGGACCGCGCGCTGGAGGCTTACGCGCTTTTTGAAAGCGGGGCGGACGGCGTAGTGAAGATTGCGCTGAAGCCGTAG
- a CDS encoding DUF6034 family protein — translation MKKILNMILICILCAVFLLAGCQPTPEKQAVVNRAEGIPQEALKETGAPAGDDAEERYEPVAYTVSQHWKEEISKSDYFTVQADVDVMVPQVEAFPVQKLEKDDLTQERVDGLVAYFTQPGSKFYQMPLPMTKAYYEDELVRLKEDLARVEAGGDGETPESIRGYIAETEEKWASAPEEVTPVETDTNFTYQYDYETGEANTSMGEDFIYVSVEDGSGLNKRISATRPGKNGYGSYFSYGDCSFENESRLVNQEQWYAEDQGKLQYIEDEPYKSEEAARLAEEAGRINSQKELYAQNNIDLDAMQDKAAGLLRELGITGVQVTVCEKALLGPLPEESSNEAAVNDQPGAYIEFTRQCGGVPCFNQTSGSWSDDMSMEGMYSAPFYPEQGSIVFDADGNVRMFSWSDASRVTEEVAGDSDILSFDEAKQKAADHLYWNNTTQYTDGYTEEDAKTKLRFEVEQADLVMAYINVKGEAELVMAVPAWRFKTQGYGTYLGEDGIMSGVESLYNKEEVFINALDGSPILMPGMERMMPGTGDEGA, via the coding sequence ATGAAAAAAATTTTGAATATGATCCTGATTTGTATTTTGTGCGCGGTATTCTTGCTTGCAGGCTGCCAGCCGACGCCGGAAAAACAGGCGGTGGTGAACCGCGCGGAGGGAATTCCGCAGGAGGCCTTGAAGGAGACGGGAGCGCCTGCCGGGGACGATGCGGAGGAACGGTACGAGCCTGTGGCCTACACCGTATCCCAGCACTGGAAAGAGGAAATTTCCAAAAGCGATTACTTCACCGTGCAGGCGGATGTGGACGTGATGGTGCCCCAGGTGGAGGCATTTCCCGTGCAAAAGCTGGAAAAGGACGACCTTACGCAGGAGCGTGTGGACGGACTGGTCGCTTATTTCACACAGCCGGGCTCGAAGTTCTACCAGATGCCGCTGCCGATGACCAAGGCGTATTACGAAGACGAGCTTGTCCGGCTGAAGGAAGACCTTGCCCGGGTGGAAGCGGGCGGAGACGGGGAGACCCCGGAATCCATCCGCGGCTATATCGCGGAAACAGAGGAAAAATGGGCGAGCGCACCGGAAGAAGTAACGCCCGTGGAAACGGATACGAACTTTACCTACCAGTACGATTATGAAACGGGCGAAGCGAATACGTCTATGGGCGAGGATTTTATTTACGTATCGGTCGAGGATGGAAGCGGCCTCAATAAGCGGATCAGCGCCACGCGCCCGGGTAAAAACGGCTATGGCTCCTATTTTTCATACGGCGACTGCTCGTTTGAAAACGAATCCAGGCTGGTCAACCAGGAACAGTGGTATGCGGAAGACCAGGGAAAGCTGCAATATATTGAGGACGAGCCGTATAAGTCGGAGGAAGCGGCGCGTCTCGCGGAAGAGGCCGGGCGGATCAACAGTCAAAAAGAGCTGTATGCGCAGAATAATATCGATTTAGACGCGATGCAGGATAAGGCGGCCGGGCTGCTCCGGGAGCTTGGCATCACGGGCGTACAGGTCACGGTCTGTGAAAAAGCGCTGCTGGGGCCGCTCCCGGAGGAATCCAGCAATGAAGCTGCGGTGAACGACCAGCCGGGGGCCTACATCGAATTTACCCGGCAGTGCGGGGGTGTGCCCTGCTTCAACCAGACGAGCGGAAGCTGGTCCGACGATATGTCGATGGAGGGAATGTATTCCGCGCCCTTTTACCCGGAACAGGGAAGTATCGTTTTCGACGCGGACGGCAACGTGAGGATGTTTTCATGGAGCGACGCTTCAAGGGTAACGGAAGAGGTGGCCGGAGACAGCGACATCCTTTCCTTTGACGAGGCAAAGCAAAAGGCCGCCGATCATTTGTACTGGAACAATACCACGCAGTATACGGACGGCTATACGGAGGAAGATGCGAAGACAAAACTGCGCTTCGAGGTGGAACAGGCCGATCTTGTGATGGCGTATATCAACGTCAAGGGCGAAGCGGAGCTGGTGATGGCTGTGCCCGCGTGGCGTTTCAAGACGCAGGGCTACGGCACCTACCTCGGGGAAGACGGCATCATGAGCGGCGTAGAAAGCCTGTATAACAAAGAAGAGGTATTCATCAACGCGCTCGACGGTTCGCCGATACTGATGCCGGGGATGGAGCGGATGATGCCGGGGACCGGGGATGAAGGCGCCTAA